In Carnobacteriaceae bacterium zg-84, the genomic window TACAACACAAACCTTTTTCATTATCGTCACAGGACTCCTATTAAAACCGTTCTCAGCATGTTTAACACAAATCATCAACATCATGCTTATGTGCGTGTTCAAATCGGCGTTTGCTTCACCCACCTTTGGTTTTCTATTAGGTTTTGTTGTCAGTGCAACCATTTTATCACTTCTGACATACCGTAAGAAAAACATGCTTCTAATGGTTGTCGCAACAATGATTGCATCTATTTGTATCTATCTAGTCGGTATCCCATATTTTGTAGCAACCACACATGGAAAATACACCTTTATAACCGCACTGAGTGTTACATTAACACCTTTTATTATAGGTGACACAATCAAAGCAATAATGGCCATCATTGTTGCCAAAACATTAAGACCTCTTGTCAAAGAGGCTAACTCAAAAAAACAATAAAATAAAAGCCTTTTATATAAACATTTTATCAACATAAAATAAGTAGTGTTCTAACCATGTTAGATATTAGAGTACTATTTTTTTACTACTACAGCTACCCTCTACCAACATAATTTATGCTATACTAATAAAAAAGATAAAAAGATGAAAATAAAGACACAATTATCGACTATATCGAATCGTTTGAACCAACGAAAACACCTTATTTATGGATAAAACAAAATGGCGTTTTTCATATTTTTGATAGTAAAACAAAAACAACACAAGAAACACCTTACAAAAAAACATGGCCTATCACGATTACATCCTCCGATGTAACCATATCCCCATATTCATTCTTTTTAGCAACATCTGATGAAGAACACTATGTATTGGTTAACGCAACTCAATCCTTTACACTGCCAATCAACAAAGACATCTCCATTCAATCACAAATAAAAGCAAGCATTAAAAACGGTGACATAATATTAGAATAACATATGAAAAGAGGTAGAAAATGGACGAGCCATTTTCTACCTCTTTGTCTATCAATACTGATTATGCTTTGTTTGTTGAACCAAAGATATCCATTGTTTCTTTTGTTACTTTCACGATAGCATCAAAACCTGGTTTGATAACTTTACGTGGATCGTATACATCTTTATCTGCATCTAATTTTGCACGAACAGCTGCTGTCCATTGTTGTTGTAATTCTGTGTTAACATTGATTTTAGCATGTCCACGTTCAATCGCTTTTTTGATTTGATATTCTGGAATACCTGAACCACCATGTAATACTAATGGAGCACCAGTTGCATTAGAGATTGCTTCCATTTCATCAAAACCTAAAACTGGTTCACCAGCATACGTACCGTGCACAGAACCTAAAGCTGCTGCTAAAGCATCAATATTTGCTTCAGATACCATACGTTTGCATTCTTCTAAATCAGCATATTTAACACCGCCTGTTACGCCGTCTTCAGTACCACCAACAGTACCCACTTCTGCTTCAACAGACGCACCTCTAGGATGTGCGTATGCAACAACTTCTTTTGTTAATTCAATATTTTCATCAATTGGGAAATGAGAATGGTCAAACATTACTGAGCTGAAACCTGCATCAATATATTGTTTACATACGTCAACACTTGATCCATGATCTAAGTGTAATGCTACTGGAACTGTAATATTCATTGTTTCTAACAAAGCATTTACCATAGCTGATACAACTTTAGCACCACCCATATATTTACCAGCACCTTCAGACACACCTAAAATAATTGGTGAATTTGCTTCTTGTGCTGCTGTTAATACTGCTTGTGTCCATTCTAAGTTATTGATATTGAATTGACCAACAGCATATTTTCCTTCTTTAGCTTTGTTTAACATTTCTGTCATACTTACTAAACGACTCATGTCATGTTCCTCCTATTGTGTGAATACACATCACTTATTTTTTACATTTACATTCTAGCAAATTTCATCTTTTTTTTCTATATAATTGTATTTTTATATACGCTATCATTTTAAATTTAATATAAATGTAATGTTAATCCCTTACATCTTATTTACATATACTCAAAAAACCCGACAAAGACACGTGTTGGTACGTGTCTTTGTCGGGTTTAAACTGTATGATTATAAACCTTTTGATGTTAAATACATCATAATGAATGTAATGATAAAGAATACAGATAATAATACAAATGTTGCACGTTGCATAAATGCTTCAAAACCACGTGCTTTACGACGAACGAATAATTCCTCTGCTCCCCCTGATAACGAATTTGCTGCATTCGTTTTCGTTGGTTGCATCACAACGGCAATAATAATGATAATAGATAAAATAATTAACAATACTGATAAAAGACTATACATAATTTCCTCCTACACATTTCAATCAAACCCATTCTAGCATATAACACTACGAATTACTAGATATTTATGATAAACTAACTATAAAATATCATTTTACGAGGTTAAATATGACCCAATTTAAACAATTTTATAAAAAAACACAACGTCAAAGACAAGAAATCCTTGCTTCTTTACCCACACTAACCGAACAAGATAAACAACTTTTATTTCAAAACAACAGTTTATCCAGTGATATAGCAAATACCATTACAGAAAATAATATTGGTCTTTACGCCATTCCTCTAGGCGTTGCCCCCGATATAGTCATTGATGGAAAAACATATTTAGCGCCTATGGCAACAGAAGAACCCTCCGTCATTGCTGCGGCTAGTTTTGGTGCACAAATCATCAAAAAAGCTGGTGGGTTTCACATTCTAAAAAATGACCGCTATATGATTGGCGAAATCGCCCTTTGTCAACTCGATGATATAGAGCACGCTAAAATGAATATTGAAGCACAAAAAGACACACTTTTGTCACTAGCCAATCAATCGTATCCATCCATTGTTAAACGAGGCGGGGGTGCAAAAAATCTCTTTATAGACATCAAAACAAGTCAAGACAAGACGCATACTTTTTTAATCATTTACTTAATGGTCGATACCAAAGAAGCGATGGGAGCGAACATATTAAACACAATGCTAGAAGCGATAAAGCCAACCATTGAAACACTGGCGAACCAATCTGCAATTATGTCTATTTTATCAAATTATGCCAACCATTCTTTAACGAGTATCTCTTGCCAAATACCCGTATCTCTTTTAACTACTTTAAACACAAATCTAACAGGTGAACAAGTTCGTGATAAAATCATTCAAGCCTATCAGTTAGCAACAGCAGATATTTATCGTGCAACGACGCATAACAAAGGCATTATGAATGGCATTTCTGCGGTAGTGCTAGCAACGGGAAACGATACACGTGCCATTGAAGCAGGTGCACACGCCTTTGCAACACATACCGGAACTTATCAGCCTTTAACCGTTTGGGAAAAAGCAGATAATGGTGACTTAAAAGGAACGATTACCATTCCTTTGCCAATCGGATATGTTGGTGGCTCGATTAACATTCATCCGAGCGCTGTGCTATCTCAACACATTTCTCAAACCACAAACGCAAAAGAATTAGCAACTTTAATCGCAAGCGTCGGTTTAGCACAAAACTTAGCCGCTTTACGAGCTCTCGTTAGTGAAGGTATTCAACACGGACACATGGCATTACAGCTAAAATCGCTAGCCTTATCCGTTGGGGCGACACAAGACGAAATCCCTCTTTTAGTTGAAAAACTAAAACAAGAAAAAGTCGTCAATCAAGAAATCGCTAAAAAACTTTTACAAACATTAAAATAATTTGCATATAGTATCAATACATAAATCATTTTGGAGGCATTATGTTATTTATTATTGGTACTATTTTTGCATCTTTTACACAAGCCATCGCTCATCGCTACGCTCAACAAACACAAACATCTCACCGATCTATGTGTCACCATTGTCATCAACAACTTTATTGGTATCACCTTATCCCCATTTTATCGTACATCCTCACAACTGGAAAATGTACCTTTTGCAAAAAACGTATTCCGTTCTACTATCCATGTATGGAATGTTTAGGCGGATTACTGGCGCTCTTTTTACCACATTGTAACACATCTTACACACTCATTCTTATCGCCTTTTTTATTTTTGCACAAATTGATTTAGAATATCAAATCGTACCAAACACATGGCAAGGCCTCTATTTTATTGTAACTCTATTATATTGTGCCATTCCACATCATCGCTTTTATATCAGTGTATTGATGCTCTTTTTATATGGCACCATTGATAAACATCTCCCAAATAAAATAGGTGGTGCAGATGTCAAACTATTGCTCATAACATATTTAAACATCGGCATGCTTTCAACCATGTATATCCTATTATACGCCAGTATTTTCGCACTTTTGTATATGTGTATTAAACATCGTTTCAAACAATCTATCGCTTTTGTTCCCTTTTTATGTTTAGGTGCATGTTTACACAGTTATCTTTTATTTATCCACAATTTATATCCACTTATCCACTGATTTTTGTGGATAACTTTGTTCCACAAGATAAAAACACACTTTTTGACTATGTTTCACAAGTTTGTTTTCCACAAATTAACAAAATTGTCCACATTTTTCTTTATCATACGTGAATAAATGAATAATCGTGCCAGTATTTTTATTGACCAACACGATTTTCACCTACGGGAGCATTTATTGCTCACACTAAATATTATTATTTTGATTTGATATATCGCCTTATCTTATATTTAGAGCGATATAAACTGTTCATCCACTTTTTTTCACATTTATATGGATATTTTTGACTATAATAAAAAACTTGCTTTTCTTGATTGGATAATGTTTCATACGCTTCGTCAAAAGTTTCTCGAACAACTAGTATATCAATCGGATTAAGTGCTTGATTATACCGAATGCCCGTATAATTCTCATAAAAGGCATCATCTTGATTCACCATTAAAAAATCTCCCAATCTCTTTGATGCATAATGGTATCTTAATAACTGCTTAAAATGATTATTTAATAAAAAACGGTAAAATGTACTAAACTTAACATTTTTTTGTAAATCATACTTCATAATTGCATCATACATTACAACACAACATTCTTGTATAAAATCTTCTTTTTCCATATTCGGTAAATAATATTTATTCGCCATTTTGTTCATCAGCGGCGTATATTTTTTTACCAACACATTAAAAGATTGTTCTTCACCCAATAAAAACCGATGAATAAATACTGTATCGTCGATTAACTCATGACTATCCAATAAACATACCCCTTCCTATCAAGGAATTATGATAAACGTCTACCTCTAAATACTTCATACAATAAAATACCCGTAGCCACACTCGCATTTAAACTTTGAACATGCCCTACCATTGGAATAGTTAATAATGCATCTGCACTTTCTTTCACTAAGCGTGACACACCTTTTCCCTCATTTCCAATAACCAACGCTAACGCACCTTTTACTTGCCACGACGTATAAGACTGGCCGCTCATATCTGTTGCAAAAATCCAAACCCCACGTTGTTTCAGATGCTCAATCGTTTGATGTAAATTCGTTACACGCACAACTGGTACATGCTCAATAGCACCCGTAGATGTTTTCGCCACTGTAGATGTTAAACCGACTGCTCGACGTTTTGGAATAATAATGCCATGAACACCTACCGCATCTGCTGTTCTCATAATCGACCCTAAATTATGCGGATCTTCTATGCCATCTAAAATAAGAAAAAAAGGATCTTCTTGTTTGTCTTCTGCTTTCTTAAACAAATCCTCTAATGTGGCATAATCATACGCTGCAACGGCTGCGATAACGCCTTGATGCACACCACCTTGAGATATAGTATCTAATTTCGTTTTAGGCACCGTTTGTATCTGTATCCCTTTTTGTTTTGCTAAAGATATTATGTCAGAAATTTTATCGCCAGACAATGTTTCTTGAATAAACAAACGATTCACATCACGATTTCCTTTTAACAACTCAATAATTGGTATGCGACCCATAACAAAATCGTCTAAATCCGGCATCACATGCTGTTCATTCGGTTTTTTTATTGTTTGAACGTGTTTTTTGTCATTATAACGCTCTTTTCGTCTATTTAACGGTTGCTTTTTCATCTTCTTCTCCTATTGTTCTTACACACCAATTTAAAAGGGTATTTAAACGCTCTTCTTCTTTACAAATATGTAAATAACCCATGACCGCCTCAAAACCCGTAGCAATACGATACGTCATAATATCCGTATTTTTAGCACTCGTATGACTTTTCGTATTTCGTCCTCGCTTATAAATATCTATTTCTTTTTCTGTTAAAAATGCCTCTATCGATAACATGCGCATCATCAAAAACGCTTGTGCCTTAGCTGATACATATCGCGTTGCAGCTCTATGTAAATGATTTGGCTTTGTTAATCCTGTAGTTAATAAATAATCTCTAATAAATACTTCATAGACAGCATCTCCTATATATGCCAACGTCAGCCCATTCAAATGTTCAAAATTTTCCATTGATTCTCCTTTTATGACGAATATATTCATTGATAGTATACCACACATCATAAAACTTTATGAAAATGAATATATTCGTAATAAAAAAGAGGGTGAACAGAGCTTTTAAGCTACCCATTCACCACTTCATTTAGCTATATCCATTAAAGTCTATACAACTATGATAATCTATCTAATAAATACGAAACTTCATACAACACGCCTAAACGTAACACACGCTCATCAATATCAAATTTTTCATGATGATGTCCGTATGCCGTACGTTCATCACTTTGAGAACCTAGTAACGCATATACTCCCGGTACATGTACCAAATAGTCCGCAAAATCATCGGCACCCATACTTTTTCCATAATCAACTACTACACGTTCGATACCCTCAACACGTTGACCAACTTCTGCTGCACATTGCGCCATTTGCTCATCATTGATAACAGGTGCTGCCGCATCATACCAATCAATTTCCACATCACAACGATGTGTTGTTGCAATCCCTTTAACAATACGTGTCACCGCTTCTTGTAAGTGAGCTCTTGTTTCATGACTAAAAGCACGAATAGTTCCCTCTAATATTGCCTCATTTGCAACAATATTATATCTTGAACCTGAATGGAATTTACCAATACCAACAACAGCATTATCTGTTGGAGCTACCTCACGTGCCACAATTGTTTGTAATGCCACAACCACTTCACTTCCTGTTACAAGAGCATCTCGGCCTAGCTGTGGTAACCCAACATGTGAACTACGCCCCGTAATACGAATTTTAAAAATATCACACGAAGCATTAACAGCACCGCCTCGAACATTTAATTGTCCCACAGGTAATCCAGAGTTGACATGGATTGCAAAGGCCTCCTCAACATCAGCAACTTTCCCATGTTTGATAAATTGTTTCGCACCCGCTCCAATTTCTTCAGCAGGTTGAAAGGCAATTTTAACAGTTCCTGAAAAAGTCTGTTTTAACTCATTCAACACAATGGCTGTTCCTAGTCCCATTGTCGTATGCGCATCATGCCCACAAGCATGGCTTAATCCCTCACGCTTGGAAGCATACACCGCACCCGTTTTTTCTTCAATTTCTAAAGCATCAATATCTGCACGTAATAAAATCGTTTTTCCATTTCCTTTTTCCCCTTTCACAATCGCCAAAACACCTGTTTCATCGACTGTTTCATAAGGAATATTATGCTTATCTAATACCTCTTGAATAAATTTACTCGTTTCATATTCTTTCAAACTTGGTTCTGGGTACTGATGAAAATGTCGTCTTAACTCAATTAAATACGGTTCTAACGCCTCTACACGTTGCTGTAATGTCATATTTACGCCTTCTTTCTAAAACACAAAGAGCCGAGATGACATCTCAGCTACCTTGTCTGTCATTATTTTAATGTTGCTTTTTCCCAAACTGGAATACTTGCACCTTTTGTAGATTCTTCAATGATTTTAGCTGTTTCTTTTGTTTGATAGTATTTAATAATCGTTTTGAAAATCTCTTCATTTTCACGACCTTCTTTAACAGCAATAACATTGTAGTATGGTTGAGAAGAATCTGTTACTTCTTCTAAAAATTTTGCTTCTGTTTTTGGATCTAAACCTGCTTCAACCGCATAGCCTGAATTGATAACAGAAATTGCCACTTCATCTAAAGCACGATATGTTTGACCTGCTGGTAATTCTATAATATCAATATTTTTAGGATTTTCAACAATATTATCTTTTGTCACCAATGTATTTTTCACATCATCTAATTTAATTACACCAGCTGCGTGTAATAAACGTAAAGCACGAGAATTATTTGATGTATCATTTGGAATAGCGACTTTATCTCCGTCTTTTAATTCTGATAATGCAGATAATTTTTTAGAATATACACCCATTGGTGCAATCACTGTGTACGCAATTGGTTTCACATGCGTTCCTTTTTCTTTATTGAATTTTTCTAAATAAATAATCGTTTGGAATGCATTTAAATCTACACTACCATCTTCAACAGCTGTATTTGGTGTCACATAGTCTTCAAACTCTTTAATTTCTAATTCAATATTTTCTTTCTCTTTTAATTCTTTTTGTAAATAATCCCATTGTTCATGCTTTGTACCATTTACACCAACAACAACCTTTTTAGGCGCTTCTGTTGTTTTTGAACCTTCTTTCGTTGGCGTTGCTGACCCACATGCTGCTAATGTAATCAATGCTAAACCTGCTACAAAAATATTTTTTAATTTCATAATAAAATTCTCCTCTTCTTTATCTATTTATATATTATTTTGCTTCATTCCAAATAGGAATACTTGCACCCTTTGTAGATTCTTCTAAAACTTTTGCGACTGCATCTGTTTGATAATATTTCACAATAGTTTTTAACACAGCATCATCTTTATTTTTCTCATGTGCCGCAATAAAATTATAATACGGTTTTGATTTCTCCGTTACTTTTTCCAAGAAAATAGCATCTTGTTTTGGTGATTTGCCTGCATCAATCGCTACATCTCCATTAGCAATAGCTACCGCTGCATCATCTAATGAACGAATCGTTTGTGCTGCCGTTACCTCTTTAATATTTAAATTCAATTTATTTTCAGTAATATCTGAAATAGCTGGCAATACACCTTTTGATGCGTCAACTTTAATTAAACCTGCTTCTTGAAGTAAAAGCAATGCACGTCCTCCATTTGAAGCCCCATCTGGAATAATTACCGTATCATTTTCTTTTAATTCAGATACATTTTTGATTTTATTTGAATAAATACCAAGTGGTTGTAATAGTGTCCAACCGATCGGTACAATATGTGTTTTATGTTCTTTATTAAATGTTTCTAAATAACCAACGGTTTGGAAAGCGTTGATATCAACACTACCTTCTTCCAAAGCTGTATTTGGTGTCACATAATCTGTAAATTTCACCAATTCCAACTCAATATTTTCTTTTTCTTTCAATTCTTTTTTCAAATAATCCCAATCTTCATTTTTTTCGCCGTATAACCCAACTTTAACCACTTTTGGTTGAGAATTTGCTTCGGATTTTTCTGAAGATTGTGTTGCACTATTTGTTCCCGTACCACAAGCTCCTAATGTAAAAAGAGCTAATGTACTAATCGCTAATTTTTTCAATGACATATTCATATCCTCCCTTATATTTTTTATTTTGTTGCTCGTCTTTCTAAAAACGATCCAATTGCTTGACTAATAAATACAATGATTAAAATAATGAGTGTGGCAACAATCATCACATCTCCTTGGAAACGATTGTATCCTCTTGAAATTGCTAGGTTTCCTAAACCACCCGCTCCAAAAGCACCTGCCATCGTTGTTAATCCGATTAAACTAATAATCGTTAATGAAGAAGCTCGAATTAAACTAGGTAGACCTTCTTTTAAATAAACTCTAAAAATAATATCAACAGGTGTACATCCCATGGCAACAGACGCCTCAATCACACCATAATCAACTTCTAATAAAGCCAACTCAACTTGTCGTGCAAAAAACGGAATGGTTGCTACTGTTAATGGAACAATCGCACCCGCAATACCGATACTTGTACCAACCAATAATCGTGTAAATGGAATAATTAACATGGATAAAATTAAAAACGGAATCGAACGAAATACATTGACTAATTTATCCAAAAGATAATACAAAGTTTTATTTTCTAAAATACCTTGACGTCTTGTCACAACAAGAGAAACACCCAACGCAATCCCTAAAACAAAAGCAATACCTCCTGAAATTAACGTCATTAAAATCGTTTCACTCGTACTTTTAATAATCTCCTGAAACACACGCTCATCAATATTTGGAAATACTGGTCTTAAATCCATTATACTTGCCCTCCTTTTCTTAAATCTTGTAAAATATCAGCTTTTGCACCACTCTCTTGAATATACTCTAGTGCATTCGTTACATTTTCATGTAACCCAGACAGCGCAACAAGTAATGTTCCAACCGCTGTTTCTTGAACCACTTCCACATTCCCAAATAAAATATTCGCTGAAACTTGATAATGTGTCGATAACTTCGTAATCAAAGGCTCTCCTGTCGATGTCCCAACAAATGAAATCTTCACTAACACATCTCCGTCATTTAAATTTAATAAATGTTGATGACTTAGTACCGTTTCAATACCTTTATTGATATGTGTCGCCGTATCAATAAAATCTTTCGTCAAATCATTCTTCGGATTTGTAAAAATATCTAAAACCGTTCCTTTTTCAATGACACGCCCATTTTCCATAATGGCAACTTTATTACAAATCTCTTTTACCACCTGCATCTCATGTGTGATAATCACAATCGTTATACCCAATTTTTGATTCACTTCTTTTAATAATTCCAAAATAGAATACGTCGTTTTTGGGTCTAGCGCACTCGTTGCCTCATCACACAACAACACATCCGGATCATTCGCCAACGCTCTAGCAATGGCAACTCTTTGCTTTTGTCCACCAGATAACTGACGTGGATAAGATGCCGACTTATCTAAAAGCCCAACTAATTGTAATAATCCATCTACTTTTTCTTTAATTTCTGTTTTGGATAAATTTGATTTTTTCAGTGGAAATGCCACATTATCAAATACAGAAAGATTATTCATTAAATTAAAATGTTGAAAAATCATTCCTATTTTTTTACGTGCCTCACGCAATCCACTAGGACTTAGCTCCGTTAAATCGACACCGGATACCGTTACCTTTCCCGTTGTTAATTTTTGCA contains:
- a CDS encoding biotin transporter BioY produces the protein MKPKDITLISLFAVLTFVSSYFILPIGPVPVTTQTFFIIVTGLLLKPFSACLTQIINIMLMCVFKSAFASPTFGFLLGFVVSATILSLLTYRKKNMLLMVVATMIASICIYLVGIPYFVATTHGKYTFITALSVTLTPFIIGDTIKAIMAIIVAKTLRPLVKEANSKKQ
- the fba gene encoding class II fructose-1,6-bisphosphate aldolase, which gives rise to MSRLVSMTEMLNKAKEGKYAVGQFNINNLEWTQAVLTAAQEANSPIILGVSEGAGKYMGGAKVVSAMVNALLETMNITVPVALHLDHGSSVDVCKQYIDAGFSSVMFDHSHFPIDENIELTKEVVAYAHPRGASVEAEVGTVGGTEDGVTGGVKYADLEECKRMVSEANIDALAAALGSVHGTYAGEPVLGFDEMEAISNATGAPLVLHGGSGIPEYQIKKAIERGHAKINVNTELQQQWTAAVRAKLDADKDVYDPRKVIKPGFDAIVKVTKETMDIFGSTNKA
- the secG gene encoding preprotein translocase subunit SecG translates to MYSLLSVLLIILSIIIIIAVVMQPTKTNAANSLSGGAEELFVRRKARGFEAFMQRATFVLLSVFFIITFIMMYLTSKGL
- a CDS encoding hydroxymethylglutaryl-CoA reductase, degradative: MTQFKQFYKKTQRQRQEILASLPTLTEQDKQLLFQNNSLSSDIANTITENNIGLYAIPLGVAPDIVIDGKTYLAPMATEEPSVIAAASFGAQIIKKAGGFHILKNDRYMIGEIALCQLDDIEHAKMNIEAQKDTLLSLANQSYPSIVKRGGGAKNLFIDIKTSQDKTHTFLIIYLMVDTKEAMGANILNTMLEAIKPTIETLANQSAIMSILSNYANHSLTSISCQIPVSLLTTLNTNLTGEQVRDKIIQAYQLATADIYRATTHNKGIMNGISAVVLATGNDTRAIEAGAHAFATHTGTYQPLTVWEKADNGDLKGTITIPLPIGYVGGSINIHPSAVLSQHISQTTNAKELATLIASVGLAQNLAALRALVSEGIQHGHMALQLKSLALSVGATQDEIPLLVEKLKQEKVVNQEIAKKLLQTLK
- a CDS encoding prepilin peptidase; translation: MLFIIGTIFASFTQAIAHRYAQQTQTSHRSMCHHCHQQLYWYHLIPILSYILTTGKCTFCKKRIPFYYPCMECLGGLLALFLPHCNTSYTLILIAFFIFAQIDLEYQIVPNTWQGLYFIVTLLYCAIPHHRFYISVLMLFLYGTIDKHLPNKIGGADVKLLLITYLNIGMLSTMYILLYASIFALLYMCIKHRFKQSIAFVPFLCLGACLHSYLLFIHNLYPLIH
- the rlmB gene encoding 23S rRNA (guanosine(2251)-2'-O)-methyltransferase RlmB — encoded protein: MPDLDDFVMGRIPIIELLKGNRDVNRLFIQETLSGDKISDIISLAKQKGIQIQTVPKTKLDTISQGGVHQGVIAAVAAYDYATLEDLFKKAEDKQEDPFFLILDGIEDPHNLGSIMRTADAVGVHGIIIPKRRAVGLTSTVAKTSTGAIEHVPVVRVTNLHQTIEHLKQRGVWIFATDMSGQSYTSWQVKGALALVIGNEGKGVSRLVKESADALLTIPMVGHVQSLNASVATGILLYEVFRGRRLS
- a CDS encoding Mini-ribonuclease 3 yields the protein MENFEHLNGLTLAYIGDAVYEVFIRDYLLTTGLTKPNHLHRAATRYVSAKAQAFLMMRMLSIEAFLTEKEIDIYKRGRNTKSHTSAKNTDIMTYRIATGFEAVMGYLHICKEEERLNTLLNWCVRTIGEEDEKATVK
- a CDS encoding amidohydrolase, whose translation is MTLQQRVEALEPYLIELRRHFHQYPEPSLKEYETSKFIQEVLDKHNIPYETVDETGVLAIVKGEKGNGKTILLRADIDALEIEEKTGAVYASKREGLSHACGHDAHTTMGLGTAIVLNELKQTFSGTVKIAFQPAEEIGAGAKQFIKHGKVADVEEAFAIHVNSGLPVGQLNVRGGAVNASCDIFKIRITGRSSHVGLPQLGRDALVTGSEVVVALQTIVAREVAPTDNAVVGIGKFHSGSRYNIVANEAILEGTIRAFSHETRAHLQEAVTRIVKGIATTHRCDVEIDWYDAAAPVINDEQMAQCAAEVGQRVEGIERVVVDYGKSMGADDFADYLVHVPGVYALLGSQSDERTAYGHHHEKFDIDERVLRLGVLYEVSYLLDRLS
- a CDS encoding MetQ/NlpA family ABC transporter substrate-binding protein, which gives rise to MKLKNIFVAGLALITLAACGSATPTKEGSKTTEAPKKVVVGVNGTKHEQWDYLQKELKEKENIELEIKEFEDYVTPNTAVEDGSVDLNAFQTIIYLEKFNKEKGTHVKPIAYTVIAPMGVYSKKLSALSELKDGDKVAIPNDTSNNSRALRLLHAAGVIKLDDVKNTLVTKDNIVENPKNIDIIELPAGQTYRALDEVAISVINSGYAVEAGLDPKTEAKFLEEVTDSSQPYYNVIAVKEGRENEEIFKTIIKYYQTKETAKIIEESTKGASIPVWEKATLK
- a CDS encoding MetQ/NlpA family ABC transporter substrate-binding protein, which gives rise to MSLKKLAISTLALFTLGACGTGTNSATQSSEKSEANSQPKVVKVGLYGEKNEDWDYLKKELKEKENIELELVKFTDYVTPNTALEEGSVDINAFQTVGYLETFNKEHKTHIVPIGWTLLQPLGIYSNKIKNVSELKENDTVIIPDGASNGGRALLLLQEAGLIKVDASKGVLPAISDITENKLNLNIKEVTAAQTIRSLDDAAVAIANGDVAIDAGKSPKQDAIFLEKVTEKSKPYYNFIAAHEKNKDDAVLKTIVKYYQTDAVAKVLEESTKGASIPIWNEAK
- a CDS encoding ABC transporter permease; this translates as MDLRPVFPNIDERVFQEIIKSTSETILMTLISGGIAFVLGIALGVSLVVTRRQGILENKTLYYLLDKLVNVFRSIPFLILSMLIIPFTRLLVGTSIGIAGAIVPLTVATIPFFARQVELALLEVDYGVIEASVAMGCTPVDIIFRVYLKEGLPSLIRASSLTIISLIGLTTMAGAFGAGGLGNLAISRGYNRFQGDVMIVATLIILIIVFISQAIGSFLERRATK
- a CDS encoding ATP-binding cassette domain-containing protein; translation: MIVLKDVGVTFHQGSKEIVAVDNVNLTIEDGDIYGIIGYSGAGKSTLVRTINLLQKLTTGKVTVSGVDLTELSPSGLREARKKIGMIFQHFNLMNNLSVFDNVAFPLKKSNLSKTEIKEKVDGLLQLVGLLDKSASYPRQLSGGQKQRVAIARALANDPDVLLCDEATSALDPKTTYSILELLKEVNQKLGITIVIITHEMQVVKEICNKVAIMENGRVIEKGTVLDIFTNPKNDLTKDFIDTATHINKGIETVLSHQHLLNLNDGDVLVKISFVGTSTGEPLITKLSTHYQVSANILFGNVEVVQETAVGTLLVALSGLHENVTNALEYIQESGAKADILQDLRKGGQV